The following are from one region of the Polaribacter marinaquae genome:
- a CDS encoding AMP-dependent synthetase/ligase: MPIEITRLFDIPYYQLETYNLNKSLSTKLNDKWVSTSTKEYVEKANQLSRGLLKLGVQPNDKIAVISSNNRTEWNICDIGVLQTGAQNVPIYPTISKEDYEYVLNHSEAIYCFVSDEEVLEKLNQIKGNTKLKGIFTFDDIASEKSWKDVLELGKDTANQDEVEQRKKAVKPTDLATLIYTSGTTGRPKGVMLSHDNIVSNVLAAKERVPLDDGKDLGLSFLPVCHIFERMILYLYQYCGVSIYFAESIEKLSENAQEIKPNVMTAVPRLYEKIYDKIILKGEALSGIKKGLFFWAVNLGLKFEPNGANGWWYEKQLSLARKLIFSKWQEALGGNLKIMVSGSAALQPRLTRVFAAAGMPIMEGYGLTETSPVISVNDQKNEGFKIGTVGKTISKVEVKIAENGEILVKGPNVMLGYYKDPKKTSEVLKDGYFHTGDKGEFDKEGFLKITGRTKEMFKTSGGKYVVPPLLEGELKQSLFIEQIMVIGEGEKMPAAIIQPNFEFIKDWIDKKGLSIGKTNEEIISSEIVINRIQREVDKCNEQFGKWERIKRFELTKDVWSIDGGHLTPTMKMKRAIIKDIYKDLYEKIYRP, encoded by the coding sequence ATGCCGATAGAAATTACCAGGTTATTTGACATCCCTTATTATCAATTAGAAACGTATAATTTAAATAAATCGTTATCAACTAAATTGAATGATAAATGGGTAAGTACTTCGACCAAAGAATATGTAGAAAAAGCAAACCAATTAAGTAGAGGATTATTAAAATTAGGTGTTCAACCTAACGATAAAATTGCAGTTATATCATCAAACAATAGAACAGAATGGAATATTTGTGATATTGGTGTTTTACAAACTGGTGCACAAAATGTACCAATTTATCCAACAATTAGTAAAGAAGATTATGAATATGTTTTAAATCATTCTGAAGCTATTTATTGCTTTGTTTCTGATGAAGAAGTTTTAGAAAAGCTTAACCAGATTAAAGGAAATACAAAGTTAAAAGGTATTTTTACTTTTGATGATATTGCTTCAGAAAAATCTTGGAAAGATGTTTTAGAATTAGGAAAAGATACTGCAAATCAAGATGAAGTTGAACAAAGAAAAAAAGCTGTAAAACCAACAGATTTAGCAACACTTATTTATACATCTGGTACAACAGGTAGACCTAAAGGTGTAATGCTTTCTCATGACAATATTGTTTCTAATGTTTTGGCCGCTAAAGAGCGTGTTCCTTTAGACGATGGTAAAGATTTAGGGTTAAGCTTTTTACCTGTTTGTCATATTTTTGAAAGAATGATTTTGTATCTATACCAATATTGTGGTGTATCTATTTATTTTGCAGAATCAATAGAAAAATTATCTGAAAACGCTCAAGAAATTAAACCAAACGTAATGACTGCGGTGCCTCGTTTGTACGAGAAAATTTACGATAAAATTATTTTAAAAGGAGAAGCTCTTTCTGGAATTAAAAAAGGACTTTTCTTTTGGGCTGTTAACTTAGGGCTAAAGTTCGAGCCTAATGGTGCAAATGGCTGGTGGTACGAAAAACAACTAAGTTTAGCTAGAAAACTAATATTTTCTAAATGGCAAGAAGCTTTGGGTGGAAATTTAAAAATTATGGTTTCTGGTAGTGCAGCATTGCAACCAAGATTAACTAGAGTTTTTGCTGCTGCAGGCATGCCAATTATGGAGGGTTACGGGTTAACTGAAACTTCTCCTGTAATTTCTGTAAACGACCAAAAAAACGAAGGTTTTAAAATCGGCACTGTTGGTAAAACGATAAGTAAGGTTGAAGTTAAAATTGCTGAAAACGGAGAGATTTTAGTAAAAGGACCAAATGTAATGTTGGGTTATTACAAAGACCCTAAAAAAACATCTGAAGTTTTAAAAGATGGTTATTTTCATACAGGTGATAAAGGTGAATTTGATAAAGAAGGCTTCTTAAAAATTACCGGAAGAACTAAAGAAATGTTTAAAACCTCTGGTGGTAAATATGTAGTACCACCATTATTAGAAGGAGAATTAAAACAATCTTTATTTATAGAACAAATAATGGTTATTGGTGAAGGTGAGAAAATGCCGGCAGCAATTATTCAACCAAATTTTGAATTTATTAAAGATTGGATTGATAAAAAAGGTTTATCAATTGGAAAAACGAACGAAGAAATTATCAGTTCTGAAATAGTGATTAATAGAATTCAAAGAGAAGTAGATAAATGTAACGAACAATTTGGTAAATGGGAACGTATTAAACGTTTTGAACTTACTAAAGATGTTTGGTCTATTGATGGCGGTCATTTAACACCTACAATGAAAATGAAAAGAGCTATAATTAAAGATATTTACAAAGATTTATACGAAAAAATATATAGACCTTAA
- a CDS encoding ATP-binding protein: MIHLLVGNTGAGKSTYASNLKKETSGIIFTLDKWNKVLFFPDKKDIDGLDWFLERIDRAEIIIEDLILQLENSGVDSILDVGLSKFLHREKYRKFANDNSINLQLHFLDVSKEIRKERVLKRNLNKGFTFEFEVSEANFEFMENWFETPTEEELQNAIIIKE, from the coding sequence ATGATACATTTATTAGTTGGTAATACTGGCGCAGGTAAATCTACATACGCAAGTAATTTAAAAAAAGAAACTTCTGGTATTATTTTTACTTTGGATAAATGGAATAAAGTTTTATTTTTTCCTGATAAGAAAGATATAGATGGTTTAGATTGGTTTTTAGAAAGAATTGACAGAGCAGAAATTATAATAGAAGATTTGATATTACAGTTAGAAAATAGTGGTGTAGATAGTATTTTAGATGTAGGACTTTCTAAGTTTTTACACAGAGAAAAATATAGAAAATTCGCCAACGATAATTCTATTAATCTTCAACTTCATTTTTTAGATGTTTCAAAAGAAATTAGAAAAGAAAGAGTATTAAAAAGAAACTTAAATAAAGGGTTTACTTTTGAATTTGAAGTTAGTGAGGCTAATTTTGAATTTATGGAAAACTGGTTTGAAACGCCAACAGAAGAGGAATTACAAAATGCAATAATTATAAAAGAATAA
- a CDS encoding L-threonylcarbamoyladenylate synthase, with amino-acid sequence MAEFIRIYNENPNPKEIAKVIKVLQAGGLVIYPTDTVYGLGCDITKPKALEKIAQIKGIKLEKANWSFICNDLSHLSDYVKQIDSATFKILKRALPGPYTFILPGSKNLPKVFKKKKTVGIRIPDNSIIRTLVQELGNPLVSTSIRDDDDVLEYTTDPELIFEKWQNLVDVVIDGGYGGNEASTVIDLTEEPEVIREGKGSLDIL; translated from the coding sequence ATGGCAGAATTTATAAGAATCTATAACGAAAATCCAAACCCAAAAGAAATTGCAAAGGTTATAAAAGTTTTACAAGCTGGTGGTTTGGTTATTTATCCTACAGATACGGTTTATGGTTTGGGTTGCGATATCACAAAACCAAAAGCTTTAGAAAAAATTGCTCAAATAAAAGGTATCAAGTTAGAAAAAGCCAATTGGTCTTTTATTTGTAACGATTTAAGCCACCTTTCTGATTACGTTAAACAAATAGATTCAGCTACTTTTAAAATACTTAAAAGAGCTTTGCCTGGTCCTTATACTTTTATTTTACCAGGCAGTAAAAACTTACCAAAAGTCTTTAAAAAGAAAAAAACGGTTGGTATTAGAATTCCTGATAATTCGATAATTAGAACCTTAGTGCAAGAACTTGGTAACCCACTTGTATCTACATCTATTAGAGATGATGATGATGTGTTAGAGTATACTACAGATCCGGAGTTAATTTTTGAAAAATGGCAAAATCTAGTTGATGTTGTTATTGATGGTGGTTATGGCGGTAATGAAGCGTCTACCGTAATCGATTTAACAGAAGAGCCAGAAGTAATTAGAGAAGGAAAAGGAAGTTTAGATATTCTTTAA
- a CDS encoding sensor histidine kinase: protein MRKKMFILIVVLMSISLIGIIAVQLYWINNALESKQAQFKNDVQKSLGAATERINEKEISTFQKKINEIISKEGLAGTAELKQHLIQQIDTSTNTKITVGGTFLEENFKLTSDFLNHDSIIYKRVTGRTDFSKLSLIKSPDELFPKLDEQRFSFTRRYTEFDRLQTIEILNFVNNRKLIHQRLSNKDLNAIIKEELVKRNIVLDFKYGVYGSDGLATKLKSGYYTIDTKDSFKYPLFFDPLGNTTYNLHVTFPDKNDHILAGISNILLLSLFFIFIIIIAFSSSLYQLIRQKKISEIKTDFINNMTHEFKTPIATINLALDSIKNPKILGDDSKVLRYVQMIRDENKRMHSQVENVLRISRLEKNQIDLSKETIDLHDIIEDAITHVSLLIEDRKGKVSTHFKAIVSELPGNQFHLTNVVVNMLENAIKYSEGAPIIDVYTESTSKFFVFKIKDSGIGMSKNVQKQVFTKFYREQKGNIHDVKGHGLGLAYVKEIVEKHHGTVFVESEKGKGSIFTVKLPLI, encoded by the coding sequence ATGCGTAAAAAAATGTTTATTCTTATTGTTGTTTTAATGAGTATTTCCTTGATAGGAATTATTGCTGTACAACTCTATTGGATTAACAATGCGCTAGAAAGTAAACAAGCACAATTTAAAAATGATGTGCAAAAATCTTTGGGTGCTGCAACCGAGCGAATTAACGAAAAAGAAATTTCTACTTTTCAGAAAAAAATTAACGAAATAATTTCTAAAGAAGGATTGGCTGGAACAGCCGAATTGAAGCAACATTTAATTCAGCAAATAGATACATCAACAAACACTAAAATTACAGTTGGTGGTACTTTTTTAGAAGAAAATTTTAAGTTAACATCAGATTTTTTAAATCACGATTCTATTATTTATAAGAGAGTTACAGGTAGAACAGATTTTTCTAAATTATCTTTAATTAAAAGTCCAGATGAATTATTTCCGAAGTTAGACGAACAAAGGTTTTCTTTTACAAGAAGATACACAGAGTTTGATAGATTACAGACTATAGAGATTCTAAATTTTGTTAATAATAGAAAATTAATTCACCAGCGTTTAAGTAACAAAGATTTAAATGCAATTATAAAAGAAGAACTTGTTAAAAGAAATATTGTATTAGATTTTAAATATGGTGTTTATGGTTCTGATGGTTTGGCAACAAAATTAAAATCTGGTTATTACACAATCGATACAAAAGATAGTTTTAAATATCCGTTGTTTTTTGATCCTTTAGGAAACACAACTTATAATTTACATGTTACTTTTCCTGATAAAAATGATCATATTTTGGCAGGAATTTCAAATATATTATTGCTGTCGTTGTTTTTTATATTCATTATAATTATTGCTTTTTCAAGTTCATTATATCAATTAATTCGTCAGAAAAAAATATCAGAGATTAAAACTGATTTTATCAATAATATGACGCATGAGTTTAAAACGCCAATAGCAACAATAAATTTGGCATTAGATTCGATAAAAAACCCTAAGATTTTGGGTGACGATTCTAAGGTTTTGCGATATGTGCAAATGATACGTGATGAAAATAAAAGAATGCATTCTCAAGTAGAAAATGTATTAAGAATATCTAGATTAGAAAAAAATCAGATAGATTTAAGTAAGGAAACCATAGACTTACACGACATTATAGAAGACGCAATTACACATGTTAGCTTGTTAATAGAAGATAGAAAAGGTAAAGTTTCTACTCATTTTAAAGCAATTGTATCAGAATTACCAGGAAACCAATTTCATTTAACCAACGTGGTTGTAAACATGTTAGAAAATGCAATTAAATATTCTGAAGGCGCACCAATTATAGATGTTTATACAGAAAGTACAAGTAAGTTTTTTGTGTTTAAAATAAAAGATTCTGGTATTGGGATGAGTAAAAATGTTCAGAAACAGGTTTTTACAAAGTTTTATAGAGAACAAAAAGGAAACATACACGATGTTAAGGGCCATGGTTTAGGTTTGGCTTATGTAAAAGAAATAGTAGAAAAACACCACGGAACAGTTTTTGTGGAAAGTGAGAAAGGAAAAGGTAGCATATTTACAGTAAAATTACCTTTAATTTAA
- a CDS encoding pentapeptide repeat-containing protein gives MKKIITLLILTICINNSIFSQKKIEASTILNDIKNGKNISIENATIIGVLDLTFMDDALKNVPKKKKSSWFNWSSNNNSNTNEIKKLISVKISFKNCTFKNDVLAYIPTEESGYTFTASFEEEVIFKNCEFTRKAMFKYSDFYKDSDFSYSTFNDDNTFKYAKFLQKSNFYKTKFNEVATFKYAKFSENVSFANAIFKDTATFKYTQFKNGVSFSNTQFKEDLNIKYMNVSGGFDITGMDVNYEIDSKYTKINGKNFNKYLINNK, from the coding sequence ATGAAAAAAATAATTACTCTATTAATCTTAACGATTTGTATAAACAATTCTATTTTTTCTCAAAAGAAAATAGAGGCATCAACTATTTTAAATGATATAAAAAATGGCAAAAATATCTCAATCGAAAATGCAACAATCATAGGAGTTCTAGATTTAACATTTATGGATGATGCTTTAAAAAATGTACCAAAAAAGAAAAAAAGCAGTTGGTTTAACTGGAGCTCTAATAACAACAGTAATACCAACGAAATCAAAAAACTAATTAGCGTAAAAATTTCTTTTAAAAACTGCACTTTTAAAAATGATGTTTTGGCTTACATACCTACAGAAGAATCTGGTTATACTTTTACAGCAAGTTTTGAAGAAGAAGTAATTTTTAAAAACTGTGAATTTACTAGAAAAGCAATGTTTAAATATTCTGATTTTTACAAAGATTCAGATTTTTCATACTCAACTTTTAATGATGATAACACTTTTAAATATGCTAAATTCCTTCAAAAAAGCAACTTTTATAAAACCAAGTTTAATGAAGTTGCAACATTTAAGTATGCTAAATTTAGTGAAAATGTAAGTTTTGCAAATGCAATATTTAAGGATACCGCTACATTTAAATATACACAATTTAAAAACGGAGTTTCATTTAGCAACACTCAATTTAAGGAGGATCTTAATATAAAATACATGAATGTTTCTGGTGGTTTTGATATTACAGGGATGGATGTTAATTATGAAATCGACTCTAAATACACCAAAATAAACGGTAAAAACTTCAATAAATATTTAATAAATAATAAATAG
- a CDS encoding response regulator transcription factor — translation MGSKKILLVEDDPNFGTVLKDYLALNDYNVTHAKDGIEGLIMFKNSDYDLCILDVMMPRKDGFSLAQDIRVTNKEVPIIFLTAKTLKEDVLKGYAVGADDYLNKPFDSEVLLHKIKAILQRKETDNSTENEQFEFTIGNFFFNSKLRHLSIGKDGEPVKLSPKESKLLRMLALHKNDLMPRELALTKIWRDDNYFTSRSMDVYIAKLRKYLKLDEKVEILNIHGEGFRLVDKS, via the coding sequence ATGGGAAGTAAAAAGATTTTATTAGTTGAAGATGATCCAAATTTTGGAACAGTTCTAAAAGATTATTTAGCATTAAACGATTATAACGTTACACATGCAAAAGATGGAATAGAAGGTTTAATTATGTTTAAAAACAGCGATTACGATTTATGTATTTTAGATGTAATGATGCCTCGTAAAGATGGTTTTTCTTTAGCACAAGATATTCGAGTAACAAATAAAGAAGTACCAATTATTTTCTTAACTGCAAAAACGCTTAAAGAAGACGTTTTAAAAGGTTATGCAGTTGGTGCAGATGATTATTTAAATAAACCTTTCGATTCAGAAGTTTTATTACACAAAATTAAAGCTATTCTGCAAAGAAAAGAAACAGATAATTCTACAGAAAACGAACAGTTTGAGTTTACAATTGGAAATTTCTTTTTCAATTCTAAATTACGTCATTTATCTATTGGTAAAGATGGAGAGCCTGTAAAATTATCGCCAAAAGAAAGTAAATTGTTGCGTATGTTAGCGCTTCATAAAAACGATTTAATGCCTAGAGAGTTAGCATTAACTAAAATATGGAGAGACGATAACTATTTTACTTCTAGAAGTATGGATGTTTACATTGCTAAACTAAGAAAGTACTTAAAATTAGACGAAAAAGTAGAAATTTTAAATATTCACGGAGAAGGATTTAGATTAGTAGATAAATCTTAA
- the holA gene encoding DNA polymerase III subunit delta, with product MNEVKAIVSDIKSGTIKPIYFLMGEEPYYIDKISDYIEEHVLDEAEKGFNQQVMYGRDASIEDIVSAAKRYPMMAERQVLIVKEAQDLSRNIEKLVSYAENPQPTTVLVLNYKYKKLDKRKKLHKAIAKTGVIFESKKLYENQVSDWIRRVLSGKKYQIEPKAALMLVEFLGTDLSKISNELEKLMLVLPEATIINDKHIEENIGISKDFNNFELRKAVGEKNIVKANRIINYFAENPKSNPLIMTISLLNGFFTQLLSFHGLKDKSKNSVAKAIGVNPYFVDEYFLAARNYPMRKVAQVIAMLREADVKSKGVGANQPSHDILKELLFKILH from the coding sequence ATGAACGAAGTTAAAGCCATTGTATCAGATATTAAAAGCGGTACTATAAAACCCATTTATTTTTTAATGGGAGAAGAACCATATTATATTGATAAGATTTCTGATTATATTGAAGAACATGTATTAGATGAAGCAGAAAAAGGTTTTAATCAACAAGTAATGTATGGTAGAGATGCAAGTATAGAAGATATTGTTTCTGCAGCTAAACGTTACCCAATGATGGCAGAAAGACAGGTTTTAATAGTTAAAGAAGCACAAGACTTAAGTAGAAATATAGAAAAGTTAGTTTCTTATGCCGAAAATCCGCAACCAACAACAGTTTTAGTTTTAAATTATAAATATAAAAAGTTAGATAAACGTAAAAAATTACATAAAGCGATTGCCAAAACAGGTGTTATTTTCGAGAGTAAAAAATTGTATGAAAATCAAGTTTCAGATTGGATTCGTAGAGTTTTAAGCGGTAAAAAATACCAAATAGAACCAAAAGCAGCTTTAATGTTAGTTGAGTTTTTAGGTACTGACTTAAGTAAAATTTCTAATGAATTAGAAAAATTAATGCTTGTACTACCAGAGGCAACAATTATTAACGATAAGCATATCGAAGAAAATATAGGTATTTCTAAAGACTTTAATAATTTTGAGTTAAGGAAAGCAGTAGGAGAGAAGAATATTGTAAAAGCAAATCGAATTATTAATTATTTTGCAGAAAATCCAAAAAGTAATCCTTTAATAATGACTATATCTTTATTAAACGGTTTTTTTACGCAACTACTTTCTTTTCATGGTTTAAAAGATAAATCAAAAAACTCTGTGGCAAAAGCAATCGGCGTTAATCCGTATTTTGTAGATGAGTATTTTTTGGCAGCTAGAAATTATCCAATGCGAAAAGTAGCACAGGTTATTGCTATGTTAAGAGAGGCAGATGTTAAAAGTAAAGGAGTAGGAGCAAATCAACCAAGTCATGATATTTTAAAAGAATTGTTATTTAAAATTTTACATTAA
- a CDS encoding glycosyltransferase family 2 protein, translated as MKTAIVILNWNGQKLLEQFLPSVVNFSLNEAEVYVADNASTDSSISYVKENYPSVKIIENPTNGGYAKGYNDSLQAIDADIYCLLNSDVEVTKNWLKPVLDVFNNDDKTAIIQPKLLDFKNKTKFEYAGAAGGFIDLYGYPYCRGRIFNSLEIDQNQFDDTSEIFWASGACLFIRANVYHKLGGFDEDYFAHQEEIDLCWRTQNIGYKVKYVGESTVYHVGGATLQETNPHKTFLNFRNSLLNVVKNVPKKWFLFVIFSRLILDGIAGLKFLIELRPVHTFAVVKAHFSFYKNFYKYLKKRKLLQKKQQYNLHTSVVWQHFILGRKKFENLK; from the coding sequence TTGAAAACAGCAATCGTCATATTAAATTGGAATGGTCAAAAACTATTAGAACAGTTTTTACCATCGGTAGTTAATTTTAGCTTAAATGAAGCAGAAGTTTATGTAGCCGATAATGCTTCTACAGATAGTTCTATTTCTTATGTCAAAGAGAATTATCCGTCGGTAAAAATTATTGAAAACCCAACCAATGGCGGTTATGCAAAAGGTTATAACGATTCTTTACAAGCTATTGATGCAGATATTTATTGTTTATTAAATTCTGATGTTGAAGTAACTAAAAATTGGTTAAAACCGGTATTAGATGTTTTTAATAATGATGATAAAACAGCTATTATTCAACCTAAATTATTAGATTTTAAAAATAAAACTAAATTTGAGTATGCTGGTGCTGCTGGCGGATTTATAGATTTATACGGATACCCTTATTGTAGAGGAAGAATTTTTAATTCTCTAGAAATAGATCAAAATCAATTTGATGATACTTCAGAAATATTTTGGGCTTCTGGCGCTTGTTTGTTTATTCGAGCAAATGTTTATCACAAACTTGGTGGCTTTGATGAAGATTATTTTGCACATCAAGAAGAAATAGATTTATGTTGGCGAACTCAAAATATTGGTTATAAAGTAAAATATGTTGGCGAGTCTACTGTTTATCATGTTGGCGGAGCAACTTTACAAGAAACCAATCCGCATAAAACATTTTTAAACTTTAGAAATAGTTTACTAAATGTTGTAAAAAACGTGCCCAAAAAGTGGTTTTTATTTGTAATTTTTTCTAGATTAATTTTAGACGGAATTGCAGGATTAAAGTTTCTAATCGAATTAAGACCCGTACATACTTTTGCTGTTGTAAAAGCGCATTTTAGTTTCTATAAAAATTTTTATAAATATTTAAAGAAGAGAAAGTTATTACAAAAGAAACAACAATACAATTTACATACAAGTGTTGTTTGGCAACATTTTATTTTAGGTAGAAAAAAATTTGAAAACTTAAAATAA
- a CDS encoding CdaR family protein has translation MKTTKKIPKTFISFLLVSLLIWLLITFSKEYNTSIIFPVDYSNISQNKLLQATPTKELEVLVKANGFKILRTRFNAKTIVIDASSLIKKQGTKHFLLLNKQQKNIAKQLPSGIELQEIVKDTVFLDVGSLVSKKIAVKPNLKLNFHVGYDLSEEVKITPDSITVSGPEMLLSKLNNVELEPLVLQDLKVDFTKQLSIKPKENYKNLKFKTNKITVSGKVEKFTEGSLNIEYKIINVPEGVVINTLSKEVEFTYVVGLSSFNKINKNVIKIECDYSETTASNLGYLIPKLVHKPSVIKGYKITPNKIDFLIQK, from the coding sequence TTGAAAACAACAAAGAAAATACCCAAAACATTTATTAGTTTCCTTTTAGTTTCTTTACTAATTTGGCTTTTAATTACATTTTCTAAAGAGTACAATACATCCATTATTTTTCCGGTAGATTATAGTAATATTTCTCAAAATAAATTACTTCAAGCTACACCAACCAAAGAGTTAGAAGTTTTAGTAAAAGCAAATGGTTTTAAGATTCTTAGAACTAGGTTTAACGCAAAAACAATTGTTATTGATGCTAGCTCATTGATTAAAAAACAAGGCACCAAACATTTTTTACTTTTAAATAAGCAGCAAAAAAATATAGCGAAACAATTACCTTCTGGTATAGAATTGCAAGAAATTGTAAAAGACACAGTGTTTTTAGATGTTGGTAGTTTAGTTTCAAAGAAAATAGCCGTAAAACCCAATTTAAAATTAAATTTTCATGTTGGATATGATCTTTCTGAAGAAGTTAAAATTACGCCAGATAGTATTACTGTTTCTGGTCCAGAAATGCTGTTGTCAAAATTGAACAATGTAGAACTTGAACCTTTAGTTTTGCAAGACTTAAAAGTTGATTTCACCAAACAACTATCAATAAAACCCAAAGAAAATTACAAAAATTTAAAATTTAAAACCAATAAAATTACTGTTTCTGGAAAAGTAGAAAAGTTTACTGAAGGGTCTTTAAATATTGAATATAAAATTATAAATGTACCAGAAGGAGTTGTAATAAATACGCTTTCTAAAGAAGTAGAATTTACTTATGTCGTTGGTCTTTCTAGTTTTAATAAAATTAATAAAAACGTAATTAAAATAGAATGTGACTACAGCGAAACAACTGCAAGTAATTTAGGATATCTAATTCCTAAATTAGTGCATAAACCATCAGTAATTAAAGGTTATAAGATAACACCAAATAAAATAGATTTTTTAATTCAGAAATAA
- the coaE gene encoding dephospho-CoA kinase (Dephospho-CoA kinase (CoaE) performs the final step in coenzyme A biosynthesis.) has translation MIIGLTGGIGSGKSTVAKMFNEFSTVAIYIADIEAKQLMNTSKVIKENLIKSFGEDVFKNAVLNREFLANIVFKDKEKLKVLNNIVHPEVKNHFKKFVANNSDKDYIVYESAILFENNTQNQFDFIITVYTDLEERINRIIKRDNTTKKEVLNRINSQWKDNKKMLLSNYVIDNYSVKNTEILVKQIHNILTKKQCSI, from the coding sequence ATGATAATTGGCTTAACAGGAGGTATAGGAAGTGGAAAATCTACAGTGGCTAAAATGTTTAATGAGTTTTCTACAGTTGCAATATATATAGCAGATATAGAAGCAAAACAGTTAATGAACACATCAAAAGTTATCAAAGAAAATCTTATTAAATCTTTTGGTGAAGATGTGTTTAAAAATGCAGTTTTAAATAGAGAATTTTTAGCAAATATTGTATTTAAAGATAAAGAAAAGTTAAAGGTTCTTAACAATATTGTGCATCCAGAAGTTAAAAATCATTTTAAAAAATTTGTAGCAAATAACTCTGATAAAGATTACATTGTGTATGAAAGTGCAATTTTATTCGAAAATAATACTCAAAATCAATTCGATTTTATAATTACTGTTTACACTGATTTAGAAGAAAGAATCAATAGAATTATAAAAAGAGATAATACTACTAAAAAAGAAGTATTAAACAGAATAAATAGTCAATGGAAAGACAATAAAAAAATGCTTTTATCTAACTATGTTATTGATAATTATAGTGTTAAAAACACCGAGATTTTGGTTAAACAGATTCATAATATTTTAACAAAAAAGCAATGCTCAATTTAA
- a CDS encoding DUF1569 domain-containing protein: MKNIFEKEVSNQVIARIDKLTTSSQPHWGKMSVSQMLAHCNVTYEMVYTDKHPKPNAFMKFMLKLFVKNAVVSTKPYSKNGKTAPQFIIVEEKDFELEKTRLINYINQTQELGAKHFEGKESHSFGALTSQEWNNSFYKHLDHHLTQFGV; the protein is encoded by the coding sequence ATGAAAAATATTTTTGAAAAAGAGGTTAGTAATCAGGTTATTGCTAGAATCGATAAATTAACAACATCTAGCCAACCACATTGGGGTAAAATGTCTGTTTCGCAAATGTTGGCACATTGCAATGTTACTTATGAAATGGTGTATACCGATAAACATCCTAAGCCAAATGCTTTTATGAAGTTTATGCTGAAATTGTTTGTTAAAAATGCAGTTGTTTCTACTAAACCTTATAGTAAAAACGGAAAAACAGCTCCTCAATTTATAATTGTTGAAGAAAAAGATTTTGAGCTAGAAAAAACAAGATTGATAAATTATATCAATCAAACCCAAGAATTGGGCGCTAAACATTTTGAGGGTAAAGAATCTCATTCTTTTGGTGCATTAACTTCACAAGAATGGAATAATTCCTTTTACAAACATTTAGATCATCATTTAACTCAATTCGGAGTTTAA
- a CDS encoding type I restriction enzyme HsdR N-terminal domain-containing protein: protein MQKLNLPNYNFRLKSNENNMLIFDILRKKFLVLTPEEWVRQHFVLYLLEEKKYPKSLIALEKQLTINNRKKRTDILIFNAKGEPDIIVECKAPSIKITQATFDQIARYNLKLKANYLIVTNGLQHFYCKMDFENETYIFLKDIPDYI from the coding sequence ATGCAAAAACTGAACCTACCCAACTACAATTTCCGTCTCAAAAGTAACGAAAATAACATGCTTATTTTTGATATTTTAAGAAAAAAATTCTTGGTACTAACACCAGAAGAATGGGTAAGACAACATTTTGTTTTATATCTTTTAGAAGAAAAAAAATATCCAAAATCTCTTATTGCCTTAGAAAAACAATTAACGATAAACAATAGAAAAAAAAGGACAGATATTTTAATTTTTAATGCAAAAGGTGAACCAGATATTATTGTGGAATGTAAAGCGCCATCTATTAAAATTACGCAAGCTACTTTTGATCAAATTGCGAGATATAACTTAAAATTAAAAGCAAATTATTTAATTGTTACCAACGGTTTGCAACATTTTTATTGCAAAATGGACTTTGAAAATGAAACTTATATTTTCTTAAAAGACATACCAGATTATATTTAG